The Sulfitobacter pacificus genomic sequence GGCAACGGCATTTCCATCACGCCCATATCCGCCATGCCAGCCGTGCCCATTGGCATATATTCTGGCTGGAACTGTCTGATGGTTTGGGTGAGAGGTTTCTTGTTCACACCAATGAATGTAGGCACATCGTGGCCCATGGCGTTCATCGTGTGGTGTGACTTGTGACAATGGATCGCCCAGTCGCCCAGGTGATCCGCGACGAACTCGTAGGCGCGCATCGCACCCACTGGAATGTCTATGCTCACCTCGGGCCATTGTGCCTCGGGCGGCACCCAGCCGCCGTCGGTGCAGGTCACCTTGAAGTCATAGCCATGCATGTGAATCGGGTGGTTTGTCATCGTCAGGTTGCCGACGCGCACGCGCACCCTGTCACCTTTGTTAACTACCAGCGGATCAATGTCGGGGAAAATCCGACTGTTCCACGTCCACAGGTTGAAGTCCGTCATCGTCATGATCCGTGGTACGTAGGTGCCGGGATCAATGTCGAAGGCATTGAGCATGATCAAGAAATCACGGTCGACCGGCATAAAGGTTGGATCCTTGGGATGGATCACAAACATGCCCATCATTCCCATGGCCATCTGTACCATTTCGTCGGCGTGCGGGTGGTACATGAAGGTGCCTGACTTGACCAAATCGAACTCGTAGACAAAGGTTTTGCCGGGTGGGATGCCAGGATGGCTGAGACCGCCAACCCCGTCCATGCCGGAGGGCAGGATCAGCCCATGCCAATGCACGCTCGTGTGCTCAGGCAGCTTGTTGGTCACATAGATGCGCACGCGGTCGCCTTCGACTGCCTCGATCGTCGGACCTGTGGACTGGCCGTTATAGCCCCACAGATGTGCAATCATGCCATCGGCCAGTTCCCGTTCCACCGGTTCTGCAACGAGGTGAAATTCCTTCACCCCGTTGTTCATCCGGTGCGGCAGCGTCCAGCCGTTTAACGTGACAACGGGGTTGTAGTCCGGGCCTGATGACGGACGAGGTGTATAAGCGGTCGATGCACTGTCCATCTGGGCCGCTTCCGGCAGGCCCATGTTCGTGGTCTTGCCCCAGGCTTGTGATGACACCATCGCCGCACCTGCGGCACCGGCTCCGAGTAATTGACGTCTGTTCAACATGTCATTTCCTTTCAGTGTCCTGCGCCGCCACCGGCGGCAAGTGTTGCGCCTTCTCCACCGGCACCCGCGCTGCCTGCACCACCGCCATAGATCGCGGCAGTCAAGTTAGCCTGAGCCATAAAGAAGTCTCGTTTCGCGTTTGCTGCTTCCAGCGATGCGCTCAGCTTTTCGCGCACGTCTGTCAGCAACTCAAAAGTGTTGGTGATCATGCCGTTGTAGGACAGCAGACCTTCTTCCTCGACGGTCTTCCGCAACGGCACCAGAACGTCGCGATAGTGCCGCGCGATCTTGTAGGATGCGTGATAGGCGGTCTCGGCACCGCGCGCTTCCGAACGAACATTCACCGCCCGCTCGGCAAGCACATTTGCGGCTTGCAAATACATCAGCTCTGCTTTGCGCATTCGGGCCTTGCCGGTGTCATAGATCGGGATTGCGAACTCAAGCTCGACCTGTGGGGTCGTCTCGGTTTCCGTTTCTCCATCCTCTGCTTCACGCTCTGTCTCGAAACCCGCGATGATCTCGAGATCGGTCACCAGCCGCGTCTGGTCGTTCAGGCCAAACGCTGCCGCCTGTGCCTCAAGGCCCAGCTTCGCAACCCGCAAATCAACCCGATTGCGTAGCGCTTTACCTTCGACGTTCGTGACCCGACCAACAGAACGAGGCAACGCGGGCAACGCATCGGGGACATAGTAATCCACCTCCGTACCCCAAAGCCCCATCAGCCTGATCAGGTCTTCCTTCGCGCGGGTCGCATTGAGACGCGCCTGCGCAAGTTGTCCGGCCAACTCTGCATTGAATGCTTGCTCGCGCGCCTGACCCGCCTTGTTCAATGCGCCTGTCTCGCCCAGTTTGCGGGCAAGTTCGGACCCAGCATCCGACGTGGCCTTGGCGCGTTTGAGGTAGCTGACAGCCTCGAAAGCCGCGACTGCATTGATCCATGCCTGCCGCGTCTGATTGGCCAGTGTCAGCGTGTCATTCACCGCCGACAGTTGCGCCGAGCGGAAATTCACGTCCGCAAGCGCCACGCGCTGCCGACGTGTCTTCGCATCAAGAATATTGGTGGCAATCATGCCTTCGATTGCGCGGTATACGCCCAGTTCGGCGGCACCAATGCCCAACACACCGATTGAAACGATAGGGTTCTCGGGGGTTGCTTGCTGCCATGCTTCAGCGGCTGAAAGACCTACATTTGCATAGGATGCCTGCAGCCCCTTGTTGTTGAGCAGCGCAACCTGCACGGCCGTGTCCGCTGATATGGTTTTACGGTGCACCATGCTATGCACTTGCTTTTTCAGCTCGGCGTTCTCGGTCTGGGTTTGCGCGAAAGCGGTGCGCTTACCGATGGCGGCGGACGTCTGGTTCGCCACGTTAGCAAACCCAGCCTTGGGTTCTGTATAAACACCGGGTACCGCCGTGGCGCAGGCACCGAGAATAAGGGGAAAGCCCACCGCCAGCGGGATTCTGGTCATCCGCATCAGTTGCCCTCCGATTGTTCTTGATTGACGCTTCGCCAATCACGGGGGCCGGTCGGGCCACGGTATGTGTATCCCGCAAGCGGGTTTTGATACCTGATGGGCGAAGAGATCGCTGTGTTTGTGACGGCCTGTTGCGCAGTCACAGTTGGCAAAGGCGTTGGCTCGTAAGCACATGCGCTCAATGCAAGGGCGGATGCCCCTGTCGATAGAAGAATTTTCATGAGTATTACCTGACTGATGAACTTCGGGTTTGCGCACCAATGCACGCAAAGCGAAGACCCATTACGGGCCTTGGATCAGATCAGGAGTTGGGGAGGTCGTAAGAAACCGGAAGGCTCAATTGAATTGGTCTGAGCATGCAGGGTCAAGTATTTGCCACTGGTCGCTTGCTCAACAAAGATGCCGACTGTGTTGTCTAGCACAACTGACAAGCAGATGCCGCTACAGCACTGGCCAGAAGAGTCATCACCATTTTCTGCTTTTGAAATGGAACCGCAGCCATCATGTGCCGCAACCGATGACATTGAGCCATGCTCATGCCCACCGTTCTTGTGATCGGTTTGGGAACTAGAAGCGTGGTGACCACTATGCATGTCGGTCCCTGCATGGGATGCGGACGGCGGTGACATCACCAATGCCAATGCAAGAGCTAGACACGCAAGCGCATTCAAAAAAGCCGAGATGGTCCAGTTGGCATACATAGGGGGGGTATGATTGACGGCAGAACATTTGTCAATCCTTCGATGTGCCTATGGATGTTATCAACCTCATGCTGCGGCCCTTCGAGTCGATCTTGCTCATAACTCGCTCGACGTGGTTGGGGAAGAGGGCATCGACGACGCTGCCCGGAATGCGCTCTATGTCCGCGACATGTGAGGTCTTGCGCCGTGCGGCGAATGATCAGTTAAGTATCCGGCACGATTGACCAGTTTGAGCGGCTGCTTTGGAGCAAAATGCTACACTGCCATATGATCATCGCTGCGGGTGCAAGGAAATGCTGCGCCGCGAAGGTCTCCTATGGCCCCTGCCTCAGTCTCATTAATGAAAAATGCTAAGTGATTGCTTTCATTACTAGCGCAGTCTCAACATTGGAGAACTCCGACAGGATTCACAAACGAAGTGCAAATTTTGTACCAAGGTACTGAATTGCATGGAGTTAAATTATGGGCCGTTGTTACCCTCACCTGAGCTTGGACGAACGCCGCAAGATTGCCAACTGGCGATATGCGAAGACGCCGGTGTCAGAAATCGCTGATCGGTTGTGTCGAAACCCCTCGACGATCTACCGCGAGATCAAGCGGAACTCAGTGAGCTTTGATGAGCAACCAGAGCTGAATGGCTATCACGCGCTCTGCGCTCAGGACAAATACGAAGACCGCCGTGCCATCCATCGCAAGCTGAT encodes the following:
- a CDS encoding multicopper oxidase family protein; this encodes MLNRRQLLGAGAAGAAMVSSQAWGKTTNMGLPEAAQMDSASTAYTPRPSSGPDYNPVVTLNGWTLPHRMNNGVKEFHLVAEPVERELADGMIAHLWGYNGQSTGPTIEAVEGDRVRIYVTNKLPEHTSVHWHGLILPSGMDGVGGLSHPGIPPGKTFVYEFDLVKSGTFMYHPHADEMVQMAMGMMGMFVIHPKDPTFMPVDRDFLIMLNAFDIDPGTYVPRIMTMTDFNLWTWNSRIFPDIDPLVVNKGDRVRVRVGNLTMTNHPIHMHGYDFKVTCTDGGWVPPEAQWPEVSIDIPVGAMRAYEFVADHLGDWAIHCHKSHHTMNAMGHDVPTFIGVNKKPLTQTIRQFQPEYMPMGTAGMADMGVMEMPLPDNTIPMMTGWGPHGPIEMGGMFSVVKVRDGIDADDYSDPGWYENPPGEQAYEWTGELPEFASNNSPKTILTPKPTSTG
- a CDS encoding TolC family protein; protein product: MRMTRIPLAVGFPLILGACATAVPGVYTEPKAGFANVANQTSAAIGKRTAFAQTQTENAELKKQVHSMVHRKTISADTAVQVALLNNKGLQASYANVGLSAAEAWQQATPENPIVSIGVLGIGAAELGVYRAIEGMIATNILDAKTRRQRVALADVNFRSAQLSAVNDTLTLANQTRQAWINAVAAFEAVSYLKRAKATSDAGSELARKLGETGALNKAGQAREQAFNAELAGQLAQARLNATRAKEDLIRLMGLWGTEVDYYVPDALPALPRSVGRVTNVEGKALRNRVDLRVAKLGLEAQAAAFGLNDQTRLVTDLEIIAGFETEREAEDGETETETTPQVELEFAIPIYDTGKARMRKAELMYLQAANVLAERAVNVRSEARGAETAYHASYKIARHYRDVLVPLRKTVEEEGLLSYNGMITNTFELLTDVREKLSASLEAANAKRDFFMAQANLTAAIYGGGAGSAGAGGEGATLAAGGGAGH